One window of Cucurbita pepo subsp. pepo cultivar mu-cu-16 chromosome LG19, ASM280686v2, whole genome shotgun sequence genomic DNA carries:
- the LOC111781171 gene encoding uncharacterized protein LOC111781171 isoform X3, with product MARTQRPARRSRTPIVGKEGHVVDANPPECDETGMGEKCHSQGEYSFVLVNPNDFDSDSKSHLQAVLLLYKRELPAMVYAANTGKQSTFMEKCVSNGKYCTLLLKSTTDPGTIIAAITYQIVPADTQYAEIPLAAVSSAYQHKGFCRILYMELRKRLQSVGIRTIFCWGDKESEGFWSKQGFLSIAEVDTKGKARRIPVRADIRRALCFPGGSTLMVSHIYQGSSTCSADRPKSCTLLKPDVPTSYELAKRTSVASQGCKVSNAIDQQTIENLNFQPEEFVSLVHLGGENKIHEVENSKTASFAELTKNIGNLDEIQCPCSTQRAKRGWEASLSSLKSKKVKGVHLQHSHPDSNRSFVPESNGSDTCSQACSLANPKHEILASVPPKNPSTSKYTQNFCEEFGSVNVASKDLVCKGLHTLGKSFRIMLMNIADEAKKTQLVKVIEELGGSLTSDGSTSTHVITGKVRKTLNFCTALCSGAWIVSPSWLKESYREGRFVDEFPYVLNDDDYTSKYRASLKTAVLRAKARPGALFEGYDVCISAHAQPPPKTLSVIVKSAGGNVINGLGKVSRVSETIFVACEEDVEEALMAIKEGIWTFNSEWLMSCVMRQELDMEAPQFAESL from the exons ATGGCGCGAACGCAGAGACCCGCACGCCGCTCTCGAACCCCAATCG TGGGGAAAGAGGGGCATGTTGTTGATGCTAATCCCCCAGAATGCGATGAAACAG GGATGGGAGAGAAATGTCACTCTCAGGGGGAGTATTCGTTTGTGCTCGTTAATCCGAATGATTTTGATAGTGATAGCAAATCTCATCTTCAG gcagtattattattatacaaaaGGGAACTGCCCGCAATGGTCTATGCTGCAAATACTGGAAAGCAATCAACTTTTATGGAGAAATGTGTATCTAATGG GAAATATTGTACTTTGCTGTTGAAATCCACAACTGATCCAGGAACG ATCATAGCTGCAATTACCTACCAAATAGTTCCTGCTGACACGCAATATGCTGAGATTCCTCTTGCTGCTGTCAGTTCAGCTTACCAACACAAG GGTTTTTGTCGCATACTATACATGGAACTTAGAAAAAGACTTCAAAGTGTTGGGATCCGCACAATATTCTGTTGGGGAGACAAGGAATCCGAAGGGTTTTGGTCCAAACAG GGTTTTTTGTCCATAGCAGAAGTGGACACCAAGGGAAAAGCTCGTAGAATACCTGTTAGAGCTGACATTCGTAGAGCTTTATGCTTTCCGGGTGGTTCTACCCTCATGGTTTCACACATTTACCAGGGAAGTTCAACGTGTTCGGCAGACAGGCCAAAGTCATGTACTCTATTAAAGCCTGATGTCCCTACATCGTATGAACTTGCCAAACGAACTAGTGTCGCCAGTCAAGGTTGCAAGGTTTCGAATGCAATTGACCAGCAGACCattgagaatttgaatttccaaCCTGAAGAGTTTGTATCTTTGGTGCACCTTGGAGGAGAAAACAAGATTCATG AAGTAGAGAACAGCAAGACAGCTAGTTTTGCAGAATTGACGAAGAATATTGGTAATTTAGATGAGATACAATGTCCCTGTTCTACCCAGAGAGCAAAGAGAGGTTGGGAAGCATCACTTTCTTCACTGAAGTCGAAGAAAGTAAAAGGAGTCCATCTGCAACATTCCCATCCAGACTCTAACAGAAGTTTTGTTCCTGAAAGTAATGGATCTGATACCTGCTCTCAAGCATGCTCATTAGCCAATCCAAAGCATGAGATTTTGGCTAGTGTTCCTCCTAAAAATCCTTCAACCAGTAAATATACACAAAATTTCTGTGAAGAATTTGGAAGCGTTAATGTGGCATCAAAGGACCTCGTTTGCAAAGGACTTCACACGCTAGGAAAATCATTTAGAATAATGTTGATGAATATTGCTGATGAAGCTAAGAAAACTCAGCTCGTGAAG GTGATTGAGGAACTTGGTGGCTCTCTTACATCTGATGGGAGTACAAGCACCCATGTCATAACAGGAAAAGTCCGGAAAACTCTCAATTTCTGCACTGCTCTCTGTTCGGG AGCCTGGATTGTCTCCCCTAGTTGGTTAAAAGAAAGCTATCGGGAAGGCAGATTTGTAG ACGAGTTTCCATACGTACTAAACGATGACGACTACACATCCAAATATAGAGCCAGCCTAAAAACTGCAGTTCTCAGAGCAAAAGCTCGTCCTGGAGCTTTATTTGAAGGGTATGATGTTTGCATATCAGCTCACGCTCAACCACCCCCGAAGACTCTTTCCGTGATAGTCAAGTCAGCCGGTGGAAAT GTTATTAATGGGCTGGGTAAAGTTAGTAGAGTATCGGAAACGATATTTGTAGCGTGCGAGGAAGACGTGGAGGAAGCGTTAATGGCTATAAAAGAAGGCATATGGACATTCAACAGTGAGTGGCTGATGAGCTGTGTGATGAGACAAGAACTAGATATGGAGGCCCCCCAGTTTGCCGAGTCCCTATAA
- the LOC111781171 gene encoding uncharacterized protein LOC111781171 isoform X2 has product MARTQRPARRSRTPIVGKEGHVVDANPPECDETGMGEKCHSQGEYSFVLVNPNDFDSDSKSHLQAVLLLYKRELPAMVYAANTGKQSTFMEKCVSNGKYCTLLLKSTTDPGTIIAAITYQIVPADTQYAEIPLAAVSSAYQHKGFCRILYMELRKRLQSVGIRTIFCWGDKESEGFWSKQGFLSIAEVDTKGKARRIPVRADIRRALCFPGGSTLMVSHIYQGSSTCSADRPKSCTLLKPDVPTSYELAKRTSVASQGCKVSNAIDQQTIENLNFQPEEFVSLVHLGGENKIHVFFAEVENSKTASFAELTKNIGNLDEIQCPCSTQRAKRGWEASLSSLKSKKVKGVHLQHSHPDSNRSFVPESNGSDTCSQACSLANPKHEILASVPPKNPSTSKYTQNFCEEFGSVNVASKDLVCKGLHTLGKSFRIMLMNIADEAKKTQLVKVIEELGGSLTSDGSTSTHVITGKVRKTLNFCTALCSGAWIVSPSWLKESYREGRFVDEFPYVLNDDDYTSKYRASLKTAVLRAKARPGALFEGYDVCISAHAQPPPKTLSVIVKSAGGNVINGLGKVSRVSETIFVACEEDVEEALMAIKEGIWTFNSEWLMSCVMRQELDMEAPQFAESL; this is encoded by the exons ATGGCGCGAACGCAGAGACCCGCACGCCGCTCTCGAACCCCAATCG TGGGGAAAGAGGGGCATGTTGTTGATGCTAATCCCCCAGAATGCGATGAAACAG GGATGGGAGAGAAATGTCACTCTCAGGGGGAGTATTCGTTTGTGCTCGTTAATCCGAATGATTTTGATAGTGATAGCAAATCTCATCTTCAG gcagtattattattatacaaaaGGGAACTGCCCGCAATGGTCTATGCTGCAAATACTGGAAAGCAATCAACTTTTATGGAGAAATGTGTATCTAATGG GAAATATTGTACTTTGCTGTTGAAATCCACAACTGATCCAGGAACG ATCATAGCTGCAATTACCTACCAAATAGTTCCTGCTGACACGCAATATGCTGAGATTCCTCTTGCTGCTGTCAGTTCAGCTTACCAACACAAG GGTTTTTGTCGCATACTATACATGGAACTTAGAAAAAGACTTCAAAGTGTTGGGATCCGCACAATATTCTGTTGGGGAGACAAGGAATCCGAAGGGTTTTGGTCCAAACAG GGTTTTTTGTCCATAGCAGAAGTGGACACCAAGGGAAAAGCTCGTAGAATACCTGTTAGAGCTGACATTCGTAGAGCTTTATGCTTTCCGGGTGGTTCTACCCTCATGGTTTCACACATTTACCAGGGAAGTTCAACGTGTTCGGCAGACAGGCCAAAGTCATGTACTCTATTAAAGCCTGATGTCCCTACATCGTATGAACTTGCCAAACGAACTAGTGTCGCCAGTCAAGGTTGCAAGGTTTCGAATGCAATTGACCAGCAGACCattgagaatttgaatttccaaCCTGAAGAGTTTGTATCTTTGGTGCACCTTGGAGGAGAAAACAAGATTCATG TTTTTTTTGCAGAAGTAGAGAACAGCAAGACAGCTAGTTTTGCAGAATTGACGAAGAATATTGGTAATTTAGATGAGATACAATGTCCCTGTTCTACCCAGAGAGCAAAGAGAGGTTGGGAAGCATCACTTTCTTCACTGAAGTCGAAGAAAGTAAAAGGAGTCCATCTGCAACATTCCCATCCAGACTCTAACAGAAGTTTTGTTCCTGAAAGTAATGGATCTGATACCTGCTCTCAAGCATGCTCATTAGCCAATCCAAAGCATGAGATTTTGGCTAGTGTTCCTCCTAAAAATCCTTCAACCAGTAAATATACACAAAATTTCTGTGAAGAATTTGGAAGCGTTAATGTGGCATCAAAGGACCTCGTTTGCAAAGGACTTCACACGCTAGGAAAATCATTTAGAATAATGTTGATGAATATTGCTGATGAAGCTAAGAAAACTCAGCTCGTGAAG GTGATTGAGGAACTTGGTGGCTCTCTTACATCTGATGGGAGTACAAGCACCCATGTCATAACAGGAAAAGTCCGGAAAACTCTCAATTTCTGCACTGCTCTCTGTTCGGG AGCCTGGATTGTCTCCCCTAGTTGGTTAAAAGAAAGCTATCGGGAAGGCAGATTTGTAG ACGAGTTTCCATACGTACTAAACGATGACGACTACACATCCAAATATAGAGCCAGCCTAAAAACTGCAGTTCTCAGAGCAAAAGCTCGTCCTGGAGCTTTATTTGAAGGGTATGATGTTTGCATATCAGCTCACGCTCAACCACCCCCGAAGACTCTTTCCGTGATAGTCAAGTCAGCCGGTGGAAAT GTTATTAATGGGCTGGGTAAAGTTAGTAGAGTATCGGAAACGATATTTGTAGCGTGCGAGGAAGACGTGGAGGAAGCGTTAATGGCTATAAAAGAAGGCATATGGACATTCAACAGTGAGTGGCTGATGAGCTGTGTGATGAGACAAGAACTAGATATGGAGGCCCCCCAGTTTGCCGAGTCCCTATAA
- the LOC111781171 gene encoding microcephalin isoform X1: MARTQRPARRSRTPIVGKEGHVVDANPPECDETGMGEKCHSQGEYSFVLVNPNDFDSDSKSHLQAVLLLYKRELPAMVYAANTGKQSTFMEKCVSNGKYCTLLLKSTTDPGTIIAAITYQIVPADTQYAEIPLAAVSSAYQHKGFCRILYMELRKRLQSVGIRTIFCWGDKESEGFWSKQGFLSIAEVDTKGKARRIPVRADIRRALCFPGGSTLMVSHIYQGSSTCSADRPKSCTLLKPDVPTSYELAKRTSVASQGCKVSNAIDQQTIENLNFQPEEFVSLVHLGGENKIHDSQNQDVVPDCNGPVFFAEVENSKTASFAELTKNIGNLDEIQCPCSTQRAKRGWEASLSSLKSKKVKGVHLQHSHPDSNRSFVPESNGSDTCSQACSLANPKHEILASVPPKNPSTSKYTQNFCEEFGSVNVASKDLVCKGLHTLGKSFRIMLMNIADEAKKTQLVKVIEELGGSLTSDGSTSTHVITGKVRKTLNFCTALCSGAWIVSPSWLKESYREGRFVDEFPYVLNDDDYTSKYRASLKTAVLRAKARPGALFEGYDVCISAHAQPPPKTLSVIVKSAGGNVINGLGKVSRVSETIFVACEEDVEEALMAIKEGIWTFNSEWLMSCVMRQELDMEAPQFAESL; encoded by the exons ATGGCGCGAACGCAGAGACCCGCACGCCGCTCTCGAACCCCAATCG TGGGGAAAGAGGGGCATGTTGTTGATGCTAATCCCCCAGAATGCGATGAAACAG GGATGGGAGAGAAATGTCACTCTCAGGGGGAGTATTCGTTTGTGCTCGTTAATCCGAATGATTTTGATAGTGATAGCAAATCTCATCTTCAG gcagtattattattatacaaaaGGGAACTGCCCGCAATGGTCTATGCTGCAAATACTGGAAAGCAATCAACTTTTATGGAGAAATGTGTATCTAATGG GAAATATTGTACTTTGCTGTTGAAATCCACAACTGATCCAGGAACG ATCATAGCTGCAATTACCTACCAAATAGTTCCTGCTGACACGCAATATGCTGAGATTCCTCTTGCTGCTGTCAGTTCAGCTTACCAACACAAG GGTTTTTGTCGCATACTATACATGGAACTTAGAAAAAGACTTCAAAGTGTTGGGATCCGCACAATATTCTGTTGGGGAGACAAGGAATCCGAAGGGTTTTGGTCCAAACAG GGTTTTTTGTCCATAGCAGAAGTGGACACCAAGGGAAAAGCTCGTAGAATACCTGTTAGAGCTGACATTCGTAGAGCTTTATGCTTTCCGGGTGGTTCTACCCTCATGGTTTCACACATTTACCAGGGAAGTTCAACGTGTTCGGCAGACAGGCCAAAGTCATGTACTCTATTAAAGCCTGATGTCCCTACATCGTATGAACTTGCCAAACGAACTAGTGTCGCCAGTCAAGGTTGCAAGGTTTCGAATGCAATTGACCAGCAGACCattgagaatttgaatttccaaCCTGAAGAGTTTGTATCTTTGGTGCACCTTGGAGGAGAAAACAAGATTCATG ATTCTCAGAACCAGGACGTAGTGCCTGATTGCAATGGTCCAGTTTTTTTTGCAGAAGTAGAGAACAGCAAGACAGCTAGTTTTGCAGAATTGACGAAGAATATTGGTAATTTAGATGAGATACAATGTCCCTGTTCTACCCAGAGAGCAAAGAGAGGTTGGGAAGCATCACTTTCTTCACTGAAGTCGAAGAAAGTAAAAGGAGTCCATCTGCAACATTCCCATCCAGACTCTAACAGAAGTTTTGTTCCTGAAAGTAATGGATCTGATACCTGCTCTCAAGCATGCTCATTAGCCAATCCAAAGCATGAGATTTTGGCTAGTGTTCCTCCTAAAAATCCTTCAACCAGTAAATATACACAAAATTTCTGTGAAGAATTTGGAAGCGTTAATGTGGCATCAAAGGACCTCGTTTGCAAAGGACTTCACACGCTAGGAAAATCATTTAGAATAATGTTGATGAATATTGCTGATGAAGCTAAGAAAACTCAGCTCGTGAAG GTGATTGAGGAACTTGGTGGCTCTCTTACATCTGATGGGAGTACAAGCACCCATGTCATAACAGGAAAAGTCCGGAAAACTCTCAATTTCTGCACTGCTCTCTGTTCGGG AGCCTGGATTGTCTCCCCTAGTTGGTTAAAAGAAAGCTATCGGGAAGGCAGATTTGTAG ACGAGTTTCCATACGTACTAAACGATGACGACTACACATCCAAATATAGAGCCAGCCTAAAAACTGCAGTTCTCAGAGCAAAAGCTCGTCCTGGAGCTTTATTTGAAGGGTATGATGTTTGCATATCAGCTCACGCTCAACCACCCCCGAAGACTCTTTCCGTGATAGTCAAGTCAGCCGGTGGAAAT GTTATTAATGGGCTGGGTAAAGTTAGTAGAGTATCGGAAACGATATTTGTAGCGTGCGAGGAAGACGTGGAGGAAGCGTTAATGGCTATAAAAGAAGGCATATGGACATTCAACAGTGAGTGGCTGATGAGCTGTGTGATGAGACAAGAACTAGATATGGAGGCCCCCCAGTTTGCCGAGTCCCTATAA
- the LOC111780917 gene encoding UDP-N-acetylglucosamine--dolichyl-phosphate N-acetylglucosaminephosphotransferase-like, producing MTARKRASANPSVNEPSPKEIDKTHQTKSATTDDPPIAPPKAGFIFKLALFFSVPYLYLIFYRYKIDQEIRRSILINAGLSLAGFFVTLRMIPVASRYVIRRNLFGYDINKRGTPQGAVKVPESLGIVVGISFLVVAIVFQYFNFKSDSNWLVEYNAALASICFMTLLGFVDDVLDVPWRVKLLLPSFAALPLLMAYAGHTTIIIPKPLIPYLGMDVLDLGWIYKLYMGLLAVFCTNSINIHAGLNGLEVGQTVVIAFAILIHNIMQIGASTDLEYKQAHTFSIYLVQPLLATSLGLLAYNWYPSSVFVGDTYTYFAGMTMAVVGILGHFSETLLIFFFPQVLNFLLSLPQLFGFIACPRHRLPRFDPQTGLLTGTNDGTLVNFFLRIFGRKTEKSLCTYLLVFQGVFCCFCFLLRYLLAGWYK from the exons ATGACTGCTCGCAAGAGAGCTTCTGCAAACCCATCAGTAAATGAACCTTCTCCGAAAGAAATTGACAAAACCCATCAAACCAAATCCGCAACAACTGATGATCCGCCCATTGCGCCACCAAAAGCAGGTTTCATCTTCAAGCTCGCGCTGTTCTTCTCTGTTCCATATCTCTACCTTATCTTCTATCGCTACAAGATCGACCAAGAGATTAGAAGATCGATTCTCATTAATGCCGGACTCAGTCTCGCTGGCTTCTTTGTCACTCTGCGGATGATTCCTGTGGCTTCCAGATACGTTATTAGGCGTAATTTGTTTGGCTATGATATCAACAAACGGGGTACCCCTCAAGGCGCTGTCAAAGT GCCTGAGTCGTTGGGAATTGTTGTCGGGATTTCTTTCTTGGTCGTGGCAATCGTGTTTCAGTACTTCAACTTCAAATCAGATTCAAAT TGGCTTGTTGAGTACAATGCAGCTTTGGCTTCTATTTGCTTTATGACATTGCTTGGATTTGTAGATGATGTTCTTGATGTCCCCTGGAGAGT GAAACTGCTATTGCCATCCTTTGCTGCTCTTCCTTTGTTGATGGCTTATGCTGGACACACGACTATTATAATCCCAAAGCCTTTGATTCCATACCTTGGAATGGATGTTTTAGATCTTG GATGgatatataaactttatatGGGACTGTTGGCAGTGTTCTGTACAAACTCCATTAACATTCATGCTGGTTTAAATGGCTTGGAAGTTGGGCAAACGGTTGTCATTGCATTTGCT ATCTTGATTCACAATATCATGCAAATTGGAGCATCGACGGACCTCGAGTACAAGCAGGCGCACACGTTTTCTATTTATCTTGTTCAACCCCTATTAGCCACATCGTTGGGCTTGCTTGCTTACAATtg GTACCCTTCATCGGTCTTTGTCGGAGATACCTACACATACTTTGCTGGGATGACTATGGCTGTGGTTGGGATTTTAGGCCATTTTAG TGAAACTCTTCTGATCTTCTTTTTCCCTCAAGTCCTTAACTTCCTTCTCTCACTCCCCCAG TTATTCGGATTTATCGCATGTCCACGTCATCGGTTACCTCG GTTTGATCCTCAAACTGGACTACTGACTGGAACAAATGATGGAACACTTGTCAACTTTTTCTTGCGAATATTTGggagaaaaacagagaaatcaCTCTGCACCTACCTTCTTGTTTTCCAG GGCGTTTTCTGCTGCTTCTGTTTCTTGCTGAGGTATTTGCTTGCTGGATGGTACAAGTGA